From a single Tachypleus tridentatus isolate NWPU-2018 chromosome 6, ASM421037v1, whole genome shotgun sequence genomic region:
- the LOC143252364 gene encoding beta-1,4-mannosyl-glycoprotein 4-beta-N-acetylglucosaminyltransferase-like, giving the protein MHSFNTILVNKNQFVKEKLKRRLVGVFLVLTFFGVFIHQHAPKSSFLQKNSTRPRKISYKFGSFISPLYVENFKLVTFHKSGFVTISQNLTCLIAGTNLTKTTLEGDDRSCVCLRGWNGKDCGFPQSFSESTFPWIRDQLKQRARPRRVINAININNELELFEIRVWELHHKVDIFLVCESNYTAKGEGKPLRLFESLQKGFLQQFQEKIVYVFLDHFPEDGRVNGWAADDYLRTFLGQQGLSQLSGLNSDDLFVLNDADEIPKAEVLEFLRQYDGYSEPIFLNLKWFLYGFFWQQLQKTTFIRAVCTIKALKEVWKNDAIQLRRQDMRETYRRASNNNYNASLNPWFLGSNEFHAGWHCSWCFSPADIQIKLRSAQNDDGIRWGDFPEKYNLTYIKSLIRNGLWFDNTKTVVGRIVFTYDDAPFYVLKNAERYKHLLNNSFVKEKENATI; this is encoded by the exons ATGCACAGTTTTAACACGATATTGGT GAATAAAAATCAGTTCGTGAAAGAAAAGTTGAAAAGAAGACTGGTGGGAGTATTTCTCGTTTTAACCTTCTTCGGTGTGTTTATACATCAACACGCACCAAAAAGTTCATTTCTTCAGAAGAATAGCACCAGACCCAGAAAAATTAGTTATAAATTTGGAAGCTTTATAAGTCCACTGTACGTCGAAAATTTTAAACTAGTAACCTTTCATAAAAGTGGGTTTGTTACAATTTCACAAAACTTAACGTGTTTGATAGCGGGAACTAATCTGACAAAGACGACTCTAGAAGGCGATGATCGAAGTTGTGTTTGTTTACGAGGTTGGAACGGAAAGGACTGTGGTTTTCCTCAGTCGTTCTCAGAGTCTACATTTCCTTGGATCAGAGATCAACTTAAACAAAGGGCTAGACCTCGAAGAGTGATTAACGCCATCAATATTAATAACGAGTTGGAATTATTCGAGATACGTGTGTGGGAACTTCACCACAAGGTGGATATTTTTCTTGTGTGTGAGTCCAACTATACTGCTAAAGGTGAAGGAAAACCTCTGCGATTATTTGAAAGCTTACAGAAAGGTTTTTTACAGCAGTTCCAAGAAAAGATTGTCTATGTTTTCTTGGATCATTTTCCAGAAGATGGTCGAGTAAACGGTTGGGCAGCTGATGATTATCTTCGGACATTTTTAGGACAACAGGGTCTATCACAGCTCAGCGGTCTTAACAGcgatgatttatttgttttgaatgatgCAGATGAAATTCCAAAAGCCGAAGTCTTAGAATTTCTTAGACAATATGATGGTTATTCAGAACCAATCTTTCTTAACTTGAAATGGTTCCTGTACGGTTTCTTTTGGCAGCAACTCCAAAAGACAACGTTTATAAGAGCTGTTTGTACCATTAAAGCATTAAAAGAAGTATGGAAAAACGACGCAATCCAATTGCGTCGTCAGGATATGCGGGAAACGTATAGAAGAGCATCGAACAACAACTATAATGCATCTCTCAATCCATGGTTCTTAGGTTCGAATGAATTCCATGCAGGTTGGCATTGTTCTTGGTGCTTCAGTCCTGCTGACATTCAGATAAAACTTCGTTCTGCCCAAAATGATGACGGAATCCGATGGGGCGACTTCCCAGAGAAATACAACCTAACTTATATCAAGTCATTGATACGTAATGGTCTATGGTTTGATAACACTAAGACAGTGGTGGGAAGAATCGTTTTCACTTATGATGATGCACCTTTCTATGTGCTTAAAAATGCCGAGCGCTATAAGCATTTACTAAATAACTCTTTCGTTAAGGAAAAAGAGAATGCTACAATATAA